The DNA segment TCGCTGAGAAGAATGTTGGAGACCCCTTTTTGGTGGAGTTCCGTCATTAGGATTTCCAAGGTTTCGAAAAGTTTGGATTCTGGTTGGGGAGACTCTTTGAATTTCTTTTTGAGTTTCCCGAGAAGCCAGCAGAATGCGTATTCCGAGTCCGTAGTTCCGACCGGCCGGAAATCACCGAGGGGTTCGGTTTTGATCTTTTTAAACTGGCCGTTGTGTGCAAATGTCCAATAAGAACCCCAAAATTCCCTCACAAAGGGATGTGTGTTTTTCAGCTCCACCTTTCCCCGGTTTGCTTTGCGGATATGACTGATTACGATTTCACTTTTGATCGGAAGTTTCCGGACAAACGCGGCGATTTTGGATTCGATCCCAGGTTCGGGGTCATGGAAGATTCGAAGTCCTTTTCCTTCGTAAAATCCGATTCCCCAGCCGTCTTTATGAGGGCCTGTTTTTCCGCCTCTTTGCACGAGACCGGTTA comes from the Leptospira sp. WS92.C1 genome and includes:
- a CDS encoding class II glutamine amidotransferase yields the protein MCELLGMSANVPTDICFSLTGLVQRGGKTGPHKDGWGIGFYEGKGLRIFHDPEPGIESKIAAFVRKLPIKSEIVISHIRKANRGKVELKNTHPFVREFWGSYWTFAHNGQFKKIKTEPLGDFRPVGTTDSEYAFCWLLGKLKKKFKESPQPESKLFETLEILMTELHQKGVSNILLSDSKHLYTFCSTKLSWITRKSPFGKATLLDADLSIDFRKVTTPGDRVTVIATNPLTSNEEWNLYKPGQFQVWKKGQIVFSNE